One window of Quercus robur chromosome 5, dhQueRobu3.1, whole genome shotgun sequence genomic DNA carries:
- the LOC126724898 gene encoding uncharacterized protein LOC126724898 translates to MNVFLDFRDLWLGITSNNDHSLADRFAYVAWSIWHNRNALRLKTPCIPYKKIYAGMQDRVKEFHSAKSSTKLANHDSMVQPIISEPTHWKPPRNPFCKINFDGALFQDQKMASIGVVIRNPGGHVIGALSDRIFLPATVDEVEALACRKAISFALDLGVENVVLEGDSKIIIQALNADSSCASSYGHIIEDIRVLALDFASICFSHVKRREYCC, encoded by the coding sequence ATGAATGTCTTCTTGGATTTCAGGGACTTATGGCTTGGGATTACAAGCAACAACGATCATTCCTTGGCTGATCGGTTTGCATATGTTGCATGGAGTATATGGCACAATCGTAATGCTCTTAGATTGAAGACTCCCTGCATTCCATACAAAAAAATCTATGCTGGCATGCAAGACCGTGTCAAGGAGTTTCACTCAGCCAAAAGCTCAACAAAGTTAGCGAACCATGATTCTATGGTTCAACCCATAATCTCTGAACCCACTCACTGGAAGCCACCTCGGAACCCTTTTTGCAAAATTAACTTCGACGGTGCTTTGTTCCAGGACCAGAAAATGGCGAGTATTGGAGTGGTGATAAGGAATCCTGGTGGCCATGTCATTGGTGCACTCTCAGATAGGATTTTCCTCCCTGCTACAGTGGACGAAGTTGAGGCTCTAGCCTGCAGAAAAGCAATTTCCTTTGCTTTGGATCTTGGCGTTGAGAATGTAGTTCTTGAAGGTGATTCTAAGATTATTATCCAAGCTCTCAACGCAGACTCTTCCTGTGCGAGTTCTTACGGCCATATCATTGAAGACATAAGAGTTCTTGCTCTTGATTTTGCTTCTATTTGTTTTTCTCATGTTAAAAGACGGGAATACTGTTGCTGA
- the LOC126724765 gene encoding pectinesterase-like — MTHLKEFLATKFESTTKHISISKKKKKLILALFATLLVVAAIIGIVAGVTKSHNNSSHNEISAAAHAILKNSCSSTLYPDLCYSAIATVPGATAQLASKKDVIEKSLNLTTQAVEQNFKAIKKLIKTKHLTKREKVALNDCLETIDETLDELHDAVKDLHLYPTKKSLSQHADDLKTLISSAITNQETCLDGFSHDGADKHVRQALLAGQMHVEHMCSNALAMIKNMTDTDIAIQRMKMQNRKLKEEDDSVDESIKWPEWLSAGDRRLLQSSSLIPNVVVAADGSGDYKTVSEAVAAAPDKGETRYIIKIKAGVYRENVEVTKKKKFIMFLGDGRSNTIITGNKNVVDGSTTFKSATVAAVGERFLARDLTFENTAGSSKHQAVALRVGSDLSAFYQCDILAHQDTLYVHSNRQFYVNCLIAGTVDFIFGNAAAVFQDCDIHARRPNAGQKNMVTAQGRIDPNQNTGIVIQKCRIGSTNDLKSVQSSFPTYLGRPWKAHSRTVIMQTSISDVIHPEGWHIWDGEFALETLFYGEYLNTGDGAGTSSRVNWGGFKVIDNASDAQSFTAGNFIAGSSWLGSTGFPFSLGL, encoded by the exons atgaCTCAC CTGAAGGAATTCTTGGCCACAAAATTTGAATCCACTACCAAACACATTTCCATctccaagaaaaagaagaagctgaTCTTGGCTCTTTTTGCCACTCTGTTGGTTGTTGCTGCAATTATTGGCATTGTCGCCGGAGTTACCAAGTCCCATAACAACAGCTCCCATAATGAGATCTCAGCTGCTGCCCATGCCATACTCAAAAACTCATGTAGCAGCACATTGTACCCTGATTTATGTTACTCAGCTATTGCCACTGTTCCTGGAGCCACCGCTCAATTGGCCAGCAAAAAGGATGTCATAGAAAAGTCCTTGAACCTCACAACCCAAGCTGTCGAACAAAACTTCAAAGCCATTAAAAAGCTCATAAAAACAAAGCATCTCACCAAGCGTGAAAAGGTTGCTCTCAATGATTGCCTTGAGACCATTGATGAAACCTTAGATGAGCTTCACGATGCTGTGAAAGATCTCCACTTGTACCCAACAAAGAAATCTTTGTCCCAACATGCTGATGACCTCAAAACCTTAATAAGCTCAGCAATTACCAACCAAGAAACTTGCCTAGACGGCTTCTCTCACGATGGTGCTGATAAACACGTCCGCCAGGCCTTGCTAGCTGGGCAG ATGCATGTGGAGCATATGTGTAGTAATGCGTTGGCCATGATCAAGAACATGACTGATACTGATATAGCCATTCAGAGAATGAAAATGCAGAATCGGAAACTGAAGGAGGAGGATGATAGTGTGGATGAAAGTATTAAGTGGCCAGAGTGGTTGTCAGCTGGGGATAGGAGGCTTTTGCAATCTTCTTCTTTGATACCGAATGTGGTGGTTGCTGCTGATGGCAGTGGTGACTACAAGACTGTGTCGGAAGCAGTGGCTGCTGCACCAGATAAAGGTGAAACAAGATACATAATCAAGATCAAAGCTGGTGTGTATAGGGAAAATGTGGAGgtgacaaagaagaagaagttcatCATGTTTTTGGGAGATGGGAGATCTAACACCATCATTACGGGTAATAAGAATGTAGTTGATGGAAGCACCACCTTCAAATCTGCCACAGTGG CCGCGGTTGGAGAACGATTTCTAGCTCGGGACTTAACCTTTGAAAACACAGCAGGTTCCTCAAAGCACCAAGCTGTAGCTCTCCGTGTAGGTTCTGACCTTTCAGCATTTTACCAATGTGACATACTTGCACACCAAGACACCCTTTACGTACACTCCAACCGTCAATTTTACGTGAACTGCCTAATAGCAGGTACTGTTGATTTCATCTTTGGCAATGCTGCAGCTGTGTTCCAAGATTGTGACATCCATGCAAGACGTCCAAATGCAGGCCAAAAGAACATGGTCACAGCCCAAGGTCGAATTGACCCAAATCAAAACACTGGAATTGTAATCCAAAAATGCAGGATTGGATCCACAAATGATTTGAAATCAGTACAAAGTAGCTTCCCAACATATCTTGGTAGACCATGGAAAGCACACTCTAGGACTGTTATCATGCAAACATCTATAAGTGATGTGATTCACCCTGAGGGATGGCACATTTGGGATGGGGAGTTTGCACTCGAAACTTTGTTTTATGGGGAGTATCTCAACACTGGGGATGGTGCTGGAACCTCTAGCAGGGTGAATTGGGGTGGTTTCAAAGTGATTGATAATGCTTCCGATGCTCAATCTTTCACTGCTGGGAACTTCATTGCTGGAAGTAGTTGGTTAGGTTCAACTGGTTTTCCATTCTCTCTTGGCTTATAA
- the LOC126724766 gene encoding pectinesterase-like — translation MTHLQEFLATKFESTTKHISISKKKKKLFLALFATLLVVAAVIGIVAGVTKSHNNSSHNEISAAAHAILKNSCSSTLYPDLCYSAIATVPGATAQLASKKDVIEKSLNLTTKAVEQNFKAINKLIKTKHLTKRGKVALHDCLETIDETLDELHDAVENLHLYPTKKSLSQHADDLKTLISSAITNQETCIDGFSHDGGDKHVRQALLAGQTHVEHMCSNALAMIKNMTDTDMAIQRMKMQNRKLKEEEDSVDESIKWPEWLSAGDRRLLQSSSLTPNVVVAADGSGNYKTVSAAVAAAPDNSKTRYIIKIKAGVYRENVEVTKKKKFIMFLGDGRSNTIITGNKNVVDGSTTFKSATVAVVGERFLARDLTFENTAGSSKHQAVALRVGSDLSAFYQCDVLAHQDTLYVHSNRQFYVKCLVAGTVDFIFGNAAAVFQDCDIHARRPNAGQKNMVTAQGRLDPNQNTGIVIQKCRIGATNDLKPVQSSFPTYLGRPWKAYSRTVIMQTSISDVIHPDGWHIWSGDFALKTLYYGEYLNTGAGAGTAKRVKWGGFKVMGASDAQPFTSGNFIAGSSWLGSTGFPFSLGL, via the exons atgaCTCACCTGCAGGAATTCTTGGCCACAAAATTTGAATCCACTACCAAACACATTTCCATctccaagaaaaagaaaaagctgtTCTTGGCTCTCTTTGCCACTCTGTTGGTTGTTGCTGCAGTTATTGGCATTGTTGCCGGAGTTACCAAGTCCCACAACAACAGCTCCCATAATGAAATCTCAGCTGCTGCCCATGCCATACTCAAAAACTCATGTAGCAGCACATTGTACCCTGATTTATGTTACTCAGCTATTGCCACTGTTCCTGGAGCCACCGCTCAATTGGCCAGCAAAAAGGATGTCATAGAAAAGTCCTTGAACCTCACAACCAAAGCTGTCGAACAAAACTTCAAAGCCATTAACAAGCTCATAAAAACAAAGCATCTCACCAAGCGTGGAAAGGTTGCTCTCCACGATTGCCTTGAGACCATTGATGAAACCTTAGACGAGCTTCACGATGCTGTGGAAAATCTCCACTTGTACCCAACAAAGAAATCTTTGTCCCAACATGCTGATGACCTCAAAACCTTAATAAGCTCAGCAATTACCAACCAAGAAACTTGCATAGACGGCTTCTCTCACGATGGTGGTGATAAACACGTCCGTCAGGCCTTGCTAGCTGGGCAG ACGCATGTGGAGCATATGTGTAGTAATGCGTTGGCCATGATCAAGAACATGACTGATACTGATATGGCCATCCAGAGAATGAAAATGCAGAATCGGAAActgaaggaggaggaggatagTGTGGATGAAAGTATTAAGTGGCCAGAGTGGTTGTCAGCTGGGGATAGGAGGCTTTTGCAATCTTCTTCTTTGACACCGAATGTGGTGGTCGCTGCTGATGGCAGTGGTAACTACAAGACTGTGTCGGCAGCAGTGGCGGCTGCACCAGATAATAGTAAAACGAGATACATAATCAAGATCAAAGCTGGTGTGTATAGGGAAAATGTGGAGgtgacaaagaagaagaagtttatCATGTTTTTGGGAGATGGGAGATCTAACACCATCATTACGGGTAATAAGAATGTGGTTGATGGAAGCACCACCTTCAAATCTGCCACAGTGG CCGTGGTTGGAGAACGGTTTCTAGCTCGGGACCTAACCTTCGAAAACACAGCAGGTTCCTCAAAGCACCAAGCTGTAGCTCTCCGTGTAGGTTCTGACCTCTCAGCATTTTACCAATGTGACGTGCTTGCGCACCAAGACACCCTTTATGTACACTCCAACCGTCAATTTTACGTGAAATGCCTAGTAGCAGGTACTGTTGATTTCATCTTTGGCAATGCTGCAGCTGTGTTCCAAGATTGTGACATCCATGCAAGGCGTCCAAATGCGGGCCAAAAGAACATGGTCACAGCCCAAGGTCGTCTTGACCCAAATCAAAACACTGGAATTGTAATCCAAAAATGCAGGATTGGAGCCACAAATGATTTGAAACCAGTACAAAGTAGCTTCCCAACATATCTTGGTAGGCCATGGAAAGCATACTCTAGGACTGTTATCATGCAAACATCTATAAGTGACGTGATTCACCCTGACGGATGGCACATTTGGAGTGGGGACTTTGCACTTAAAACTTTGTATTATGGGGAGTATCTCAACACTGGGGCTGGTGCTGGAACCGCTAAAAGGGTGAAATGGGGTGGTTTCAAAGTGATGGGTGCTTCCGATGCTCAACCTTTCACTTCTGGGAACTTCATTGCTGGAAGTAGTTGGTTAGGTTCAACTggttttcctttctctcttggCTTATAA